In Porites lutea chromosome 7, jaPorLute2.1, whole genome shotgun sequence, a single window of DNA contains:
- the LOC140943389 gene encoding 5-hydroxytryptamine receptor 1A-like gives MLAYLVFNGIVILAAVVGNLLIMLVVAFNRLFHNVRHFLLASLALSDFIFVTFVLLPRVVSVAYKKWIFGEGFCQGNAFLVRVLYVNTLVHLCGVSYDRYQAIVKDHLNYDGRITLKKVFISVTIMWILPTVISLGPFLGWGGFDYKPSIFACGQRWDLETTFPFLILAFITPILIISVLTYKVMRVARRLQREVNIQLGNMNQAERALEMMKVDAGFARQASRQYSQELWRTRFRSASENILHHELSVNPTCSQERPLRRASTQEHLRNVSSISRNHHFITNKEDNAEDTNQTDANEEAIPSPCLMKILKECKASTDVMITVGALLVCFLPVWINNVYYTFNKEPSHSSRIFWIHSLYSAATLCNPLIYSVRKREFRKEVRKILKI, from the coding sequence ATGCTAGCGTATCTAGTATTCAACGGAATTGTCATACTCGCTGCCGTTGTTGGAAATCTGCTGATCATGTTGGTTGTTGCGTTCAACAGATTATTTCACAATGTGAGACACTTTCTCTTGGCAAGCTTGGCGCTCTCCGATTTTATATTTGTGACTTTCGTGCTACTTCCCCGAGTAGTTTCCGTTGCCTACAAAAAATGGATCTTTGGTGAAGGATTTTGTCAAGGAAATGCGTTCCTCGTCCGTGTTTTATACGTTAATACACTTGTTCATCTCTGTGGCGTGTCGTACGACCGATACCAAGCCATAGTCAAGGATCATCTCAACTATGACGGACGCATTACTCTGAAAAAGGTCTTTATCTCGGTCACAATCATGTGGATTTTACCGACTGTGATCTCCCTAGGACCATTTCTTGGTTGGGGAGGTTTTGATTACAAACCAAGCATTTTTGCATGTGGACAGCGTTGGGACCTCGAGACAACTTTTCCGTTTCTAATCTTAGCTTTCATCACGCCAATTCTGATCATTTCGGTGCTTACCTACAAGGTGATGAGGGTTGCACGAAGGCTGCAACGCGAAGTTAACATTCAGCTTGGTAACATGAACCAGGCGGAAAGAGCCCTAGAGATGATGAAAGTTGACGCAGGTTTTGCCAGACAAGCTTCCCGTCAATACTCGCAAGAACTGTGGAGGACGAGGTTCCGTTCAGCCAGTGAAAACATCCTTCATCACGAGCTTTCCGTCAATCCTACATGTTCTCAAGAAAGGCCACTTAGGCGTGCAAGTACTCAGGAACATTTGCGGAATGTCTCAAGCATAAGTCGCAACCATCATTTTATCACAAACAAGGAAGATAATGCGGAAGACACAAATCAGACGGACGCGAACGAGGAAGCAATCCCATCTCCTTGTTTGATGAAAATTCTAAAAGAGTGCAAGGCTTCCACAGATGTCATGATAACTGTCGGGGCTCTTCTGGTTTGCTTTCTTCCTGTGTGGATCAACAACGTTTACTACACCTTTAACAAAGAGCCTTCGCACAGTTCAAGAATTTTCTGGATTCATAGCCTGTACAGTGCAGCCACTTTATGTAACCCACTAATTTATTCAGTTCGTAAAAGAGAATTTAGAAAAGAAGTGAGGAAAATATTAAAGATCTGA
- the LOC140943391 gene encoding dopamine receptor 4-like, which produces MKHFLLASLALSDFIFVTFIQISWLVSVAYKEWIFGEQMCQGTAFLARILYVNTFFHLCAVSYERYLAIVKDHLTYDGRITARKIVLSTIVLWILPTIISLGPFLGWGAFEYKPIIYACGQRFDSETTFPFLLMFIAPLLFIYLLNYKVFQTARRLEREVRIRLGSISEMNVQMTPQLEQFTDRNGIICQHQDEGNLEVKSQKEESFRRERAVTEEVASENPYRKMWNYKFCGAKQVNLEPYQSSAQYGHIMKCSDDYHPETNQPHPPVREPHPGPERVVVPAVAQQRNQTGAKKTPASGGLVKILKECRAARDVMITAGALVVCFLPVWIFNIYYMFTDEAPNSGEMILVSSLYCSTTICNPIIYSVRTKQFRQAVRKMFKI; this is translated from the coding sequence atgaaacattttcttCTGGCAAGTTTGGCACTGTCCGATTTCATATTTGTGACcttcatccaaatttcctggtTAGTTTCCGTGGCGTACAAAGAATGGATCTTTGGTGAACAGATGTGTCAAGGTACTGCATTTCTCGCCCGAATTCTGTACGTCAACactttttttcatctttgtGCCGTGTCCTACGAACGATACCTAGCCATAGTCAAGGATCATCTCACCTATGACGGCCGCATTACAGCTAGAAAGATCGTCTTATCAACCATTGTACTGTGGATTCTGCCAACTATAATCTCTCTTGGCCCATTTCTTGGCTGGGGAGCTTTCGAGTACAAACCAATAATTTATGCATGCGGACAGCGTTTCGACAGCGAGACAACGTTTCCGTTTTTACTCATGTTCATCGCGCCACTTCTGTTTATTTACCTGTTGAACTACAAAGTGTTTCAAACTGCAAGACGGCTTGAGCGAGAAGTCAGAATTAGGCTTGGTAGCATCAGCGAGATGAATGTTCAAATGACGCCGCAACTTGAGCAATTTACTGATCGAAACGGTATCATTTGTCAGCATCAAGATGAAGGGAACCTCGAGGTTAAGAGTCAGAAAGAAGAGAGTTTTAGAAGGGAACGAGCCGTCACTGAAGAGGTTGCCAGCGAAAACCCATATCGCAAGATGTGGAACTATAAGTTCTGTGGAGCTAAGCAAGTTAACCTCGAGCCTTATCAATCCAGTGCTCAGTATGGTCATATAATGAAGTGCAGTGATGATTACCATCCAGAGACAAACCAGCCACACCCACCGGTAAGGGAACCACACCCAGGTCCCGAAAGAGTCGTTGTTCCAGCTGTTGCTCAGCAACGTAACCAAACGGGTGCAAAGAAAACGCCGGCTTCAGGGGGTTTAGTGAAAATTCTAAAAGAATGCAGAGCCGCTAGAGATGTCATGATTACAGCTGGAGCACTTGTGGTGTGCTTTCTGCCCGTCTGGATCTTTAACATCTACTACATGTTTACAGACGAAGCTCCAAATAGTGGGGAAATGATACTTGTCAGCAGCTTGTACTGCTCAACAACTATATGTAATCCCATTATTTATTCAGTCCGTACGAAGCAATTTAGACAAGCAGTAAGAAAAATGTTTAAGATATAG
- the LOC140942972 gene encoding UBX domain-containing protein 1-like, with the protein MSSEIDTLVEMGFPRNRVEKALSVTGNKGLEVAMEWLIAHSEDPDIDKPYQPPAGHVLGASDTTTLDAEGGSEKTPVENSELSSNSVDTIEQPQQALSLVCDDCGKRLRSENDVQLHAARSGHSNFSESTEEIKPLTEEEKKQQAERLQQRLKERREQRLEQEKKDALAKEKARRVTGKELTSIKAKRDIQEAKKIADERRREKMEEKLAKQRVKEQIARDKAERAEKFGKGGGVPAKTQPTVSVAAVPPQPPAEKKQHSTSKLQFRLTNGSAITGTFQATDTLETVCAYINENRTDGSTPFKLMTTFPRKTYTDGDLGMSLQDAGLVPSAVLILTKI; encoded by the exons ATGTCGTCTGAAATAGATACCCTGGTTGAAATGGGGTTTCCAAGGAACAGAGT ggaaaaggCCCTGTCTGTGacgggtaacaaagggttagaGGTTGCTATGGAATG GCTTATTGCGCACTCTGAAGATCCTGATATTGACAAACCTTATCAACCACCTGCTGGACATGTCTTAGGGGCAA GTGATACGACAACTCTTGACGCTGAGGGTGGAAGTGAAAAAACTCCTGTTGAGAATTCTGAACTGTCGTCAAACTCTGTAGACACAATAGAACAACCTCAACAAGCTTTATCTCTTGTCTGTGATGA TTGTGGTAAAAGACTGAGAAGTGAGAATGATGTTCAG CTGCATGCTGCAAGATCAGGGCATTCCAACTTTTCCGAATCAACAGAAGAAATCAAACCTCTTactgaagaagagaaaaaacagcAGGCTGAGAG GCTGCAGCAGCGGCTTAAGGAGAGAAGAGAACAGAGGCTTGAGCAGGAGAAGAAG GATgctttagcaaaagagaaagcTCGACGAGTTACTGGAAAAGAATTGACAAGTATAAAGGCAaa GAGAGATAtacaagaagcaaaaaaaatagcGGATGAGAGGAGACGAGAGAAAATGGAGGAAAAGTTGGCAAA ACAAAGAGTTAAGGAACAGATCGCAAGAGATAAAGCTGAAAGAGCTGAAAAG TTTGGAAAAGGTGGCGGAGTTCCGGCAAAAACACAGCCTACTGTATCAGTAGCTGCAGTACCACCTCAGCCTCCCGCGGAGAAGAAGCAACATTCTACGTCCAAACTACAG TTTCGTCTAACAAACGGCAGCGCAATCACTGGGACGTTCCAAGCCACGGATACCCTGGAGACAGTCTGTGCCTACATAAATGAAAACCGCACGGATGGCTCTACGCCTTTCAAGTTGATGACTACTTTCCCGCGGAAAACATACACAGATGGGGACCTGGGTATGAGCCTACAGGACGCTGGGCTTGTTCCTTCTGCGGTGTTGATATTAACAAAGATTTGA